Part of the Quercus lobata isolate SW786 chromosome 6, ValleyOak3.0 Primary Assembly, whole genome shotgun sequence genome, ttctttgtttagtttatgGGTTTTGCATAGTCTGTCGGATTAGGTTATTATAACAGTGTTTATGTGTTGGTGAACTCCTTTTACATTATGACTTTTTAGTTTAGGTGACacatatatttctttaaaattttgagcCATCAGTGTGAAACTTAGTTGACTTAATTCGGTCAAATATTAGGCACTTTAAAATACTTTCATTTTTCTCTAATTTGGAAGTGGAATACATAGATGATTGTAATTCTCTATTTGAAGCTATGCCATGTTATTTTGAATAAGAAGTGCAGCAATAAAGATTTTTCTGTTAAAAGTTGGAGTTGTACTCCACACATTTTAGACATGCAGATCTGTAACATTCtgaaaactaattttttcttttttcttttttttttaattttttttttaaaggaagctTGCAGACAAGGTTGCAGCTGCTGGATTTTTTGCGGTAGTTCCTGACTTCTTTAATGGAGATCCCTATGTGCCGGATGATGCTAATAGGCCTATACAAGTTTGGTTGAAGGATCATGGAATGGTTGGTTCTATCTTTTAATACTTGCATGTAAgttgtttataattttgattttctcatgATGGACCCTTTTGCGAAACTTGAAAATATTGCTGCATTTTTCATTTGAGATTGTGAGTTTGGTATTTTTCAACATATTAGGCTGTCTGGATATGTGTGTGGATTTAGCTGCATAACTTCTTTATCGTTATTACTGAAAGTAACAGATTGTTCTTACTTCATAAATTATTAAACTACCTAGCTGTGTAAACCTTTTGTGGCCTTGATTGAAATTGATGACCCTGATATTGCAGCTTTCTGCTAATTACTATGTGATTTTTAGTATGCACTAATAGTGTCTGAAGCTCTATAATTAACGTCTCTGGCTCTCCCAACTCCAAGCTTGCCATCCTTCTCATCACTGACGTTTTTGGTACCTACCTACCTACGTACACATTTCTTTCACACCTCACTTCTTTGGCTACTCTATTTTTCACTTCAAACTGTGATCTCATCTGGGTGTTGGCTTTTGGGTTCTGAGATATTCGGAAATAACTCTTACATACACTGTTACACATATGCATGTTTTTAACTGAAATTGTACTTGTAATCGTACAAGTACGATTTCAGTTGGTTAAAAACACGCATGTGTATGTGTAATAGccattgttttttgtttaattgaattatttatgAATCTTGAGGAAAATTGATTGGCACCTTCAGTTATCCTTGGAATTTCTCTGTTCTAATGAAATGTTACTATGAAAAGAATTTCTGTGAAAACCGGAAAACGTAGGGCATTATAGAaacaaaaggagaaaaaaaagggggattTCGATCAGTGTCAAAGGTTTACATTCTACATTCAGTATTCTCTGATGTTGCTTTGAAAAATGGATACATTTATTGATGATTGGCGTTTTTCTAGTCATTTATGTAAATGTTTtcgctttttatttttttatgcaatataatatatatgtttgtttgtcTGTACCAGCTATAAAATCATTGGCTATGTTAATTTATTACCATTATCATGTTCCATCTTaacatttttgagtttttcctgCAGGATATGAGGCTCCAATTCTGAGGTATGGCTATATCTCATAACTCTcttctttgcttagtttatgGGTTTTGAAGAGTAATATTTTCGGCATAATTTGCTGAAGTAGTCGATTATAAATCGTAAACATTCATTTAAACATGGACCCAACtcgcattaaaaaaaaaaaaaaaaaacacatggaCCCACCATTCCTATATGACCATAACAAAATGGTGACAAAAGTTGTCGCCCTAGATTTCTCTATATTAATGATGAACTCTTCTAACATTGACTTTCCGGTTTAGAtcccccaacacacacacacacacacacacacacacatatagcaCTATCTAAAATCTTgatacaacaattaaaaaacaataaaaaagctaaatatgaaatagGTAAATTTTGTGAATAATTTAGTTTACCCCTATTGCCCCTTCTaggcaaaaaggaaaaaagaaacatgcATGTTGTGGCCGCCACTAAAAAAAAGTTGCTAtaggcagttttttttttttttttttggtagtgatgATCAAATCTATAAAGATTACAATTGTGGAAAATACGGTCACTTTATTAAAGAATGCAAACAAAAAAACTggtaaattgaaaaataaacttaatattttaaatattgataaCAGTGATAAAAAAGATTTGATTTGGATACTTGAGTCACAATCTTCTGATTCATTTGATATTGATATTTTAACCTCAAGTGAATCTAATTATTGATCTGCTAGCGAATCATTTGATTCTcctgatattatatatatatatatatatatatatatataaaagattcaGAGCCATCATTCCAAAATTTAGCTGACTTTATTTGATCAAATATTtgaaatacatttatttttctttcattctggAGGCAGATTACAATAGATAATTGTAATTGCCTATTTGAAGctatattatgttattttgaataAGAAGTGCGACTATAAAGATTTTGCCATTAAAATGTGGAGTTGTAATCTATACATGCTTGTTCAAACACACACTTAACATTGTGAGTTTGTGCTTACTTTTCGATTATGGAAACTAATGTTAGCTGTTTTCTATTTTAAAGGAAGCTTGCAGACAAGGTTGCAGCTTCTGGATTTTATGTTGTAGTTCCTGACTTCTTCCATGGAGAACCCTTTGTGCTTGACAATGCTAATAGGCCCATACAAGTTTGGTTGAAGGATCATGGACCggttggttttttatttttatacctCACTGAAAATTGCTTATAATTTTGATTTGCTGATTATAGGGTCTCATTGTGAGTTTGGTATTTTGCATATTAGGTTGTCTGAATATGTGTTTGGATTAAGCTCTGTAACttctttattgttattgttgaaacCAATATATGGTTCATACTTCCTAAAATATTGATCTACCTGGATGTGTCCCCCTTTTGTGATCTTAATTGAATTTGTCGACCCTATTATTGCTGTGCCTTGTACTATTGCTATGCAATTTTCAGTATGCACTAATGGTGTCTGAAGCTCTGTAATTATTGCAACAGGACAAGGGATTTGAGGAAGCAAAGCCAGTAATTGAAGCTTTAAGAAGTAAAGGTGTTTCTGCAGTTGGGGCTGCAGGGTTCTGCTGGGGTGGTGagtttttcttattatctctTCATTCCCAAACTAGCACCCTATTgagttttattataattatttttttttcattattaattctaaatttctaacattttaaataatgtaGCATTTTATTGcttgagaagaaaaatactgACATTTGAACTTTTGTATTCTTCTCAGCCAAGGTTGTGGTGGAGCTTGCAAAAACTGAGCTTATCCAAGCTGCTGTGCTATTACATCCTTCACTTGTCACTCTAGATGATATCAAGGGTATGGATTCATATGCTTAAAAATTCTCAAAACTTGATATTAGTTACACTAGATTGTTAGTttaaagattcaaaacttcaaaagtGTCTTTTGAAGCACCTTCGGGAAAGAACTTCTAGCTCTTATCGAACTTTAGCAATTAAAATGTTAGATGTCATTACAAGTACCAGATTTTGTTAGTTAACTTTTTCCCCTTTCTCTTGAGGTTAATGGTTATTTATTTGCTACTGGCATTTTGATATAATAATACATTACCTGGTTCTTAGAAATCACTGCTTTTATCATACTTAATgcctgctttttttttttttttggaggtttGGTACAAGTTCAAGAAGAACAAAATCAATGGATTGTCTCATTGTTCTGATCAATATTTGGAATTAATTTCAGGGGTTAAGGTTCCAATTGCAGTACTAGGAGCTGAAATTGACCGAAACTCTCCGCCCACACTCTTGAAACAGTTTGAAGAGGTCTTAGCTGCTAAATCTGAAGTAAGAAAATCAAATCCttgtccttttaaaaaaaaaaaaggccttgGTTATTCATTTTTAAACACTACTTTTCAGCGTTAAGCTGTTAACTAAATTTATATGCCTTTCCCTTTCTAATTacgaaactttttttttctactaagTTTTGGCTAATTCAAGTAATGCTTGATTCTTTTCAGGTGGATGGCTTTGTTAAGATATTTCCGAAAGTTGAACATGGGTGGACAATCAGGTATAGTGTTGAAGATGCGGCAGCTGTGAAGTCTGCTGAGGAGGCTCATCAAAACCTGTTAGAATGGTTTGCTAAGTATGTGAAGTGAAATTGTCAATTTAGATACTTTTGTGTTATGTATTGGCTTTACATTATACAGCTATACTTTAATATGTGGTATGTAAGAATTTGGATGAGTTTATGAATAAATGGTGAATAAAAGTTGCATTCTTTATCTAGAAGTATGGTTGTAGTGAGAGCAAAGTGCCTTTCTCTAgagaaattatttaataaatcaaTTGTATATATTACACTTTCCTCTTGAGTAAATGTGGGTCTCATATGCTAGACACATATAGGTTCACCGTTATGTGAGAAGAAAGTGTAATACACCAGATGCACTGAATAATTTCACTGTTGTCCGATGAATGTTTTCACCTAAGCCATAAAAGTTCTTTGAATGCTTTGTAATGGTTTATATGGTTATCATTACATCATAAATTCGATGATTTCAACTTCAATATCAATGCCTTTGAGCTATCAGCGGTTAAAATGCACTAAAATGGTATACTGGGGGCTTTGAAAATGGAGAAGTTTCTGTAGGGTCTTGCCACACTGTAATGATAACCATAAAAGTGATTGATGTTTGATGCCTTTGAGCTATTAGAGGTTGAGAAAAGTTGAAGAGCTTGTGTCTGAGGCTCTCTGTAAATGGCCAAGTTCTTGCCAGGTCTTGTCTCATTGTGGGATTAATTTTTGCTTCAATTTACATGGCACGTTACAAGTTTTTGTttgtctatgttttttttttctttaaaaacaaGTGGGGAGTCGGGAGGGAATTTGTTCCTTCATCAGAAAATCGAGCAATCTACGAGCCACAAGATTCTGGGTACATGACATTTTATGGGTCGCTTGATGTTTACATGTAACATGTGCCAAATTATGTTCATGCTATCCTTCCAAATATTGGGATAGAACTTCCACTATGATGATTATTTTTACTTGTTTTAATTCTAAGTATTGATTCGATCATAGGTAGTGTTAATGGCCTGCGttaagcatttcattttgtgATTCTTTCAAATTAATGAAACTACATCAACAATTTTTTGTCAATTAGGAAAAGCAAATATTAAGTAATCaatcaatctatatatatatatatatatatgtgtgtatatatatatattgagttcaagttacacctggtctgattttaaataaagttacaccagtcaatattttttaattggatgcgaattttgacaaatctaccattaaattatattatcttcatatattttccatgcttacaaaatttcaaggtgatcaaagattaatagtcatgtcatcaatcaattgtttaaattcaagtttttgtaatttaaaataatgtataaaagatgagtttacggattaaatggtaaataacatccaattgacatgaaaattggtataaatgtaaaaacatatagaacatgtaattcaacggtggaattttcaaaatatgaattctataacaagttattggatgATGTAACACTGTTTAGATTTACACTAGGtataacttgaaattttaatacCCTCAAACATTTGGAAAGAACAATATTAGACTAGGTACACACTGTAactcatataataatataaaaccCAGGCGTAGCACACAAGTAGCTAATTTGACATTGTCACTTAATATACTTCGCAAACCAGTCCAACAGATTCTGATGGGCCTCCTCAGCAGACTTCACAGCTACTTCATCTTCATCCTCGTACCTAGTTGTCCACCCATGTATGACTTTTGGAAATATCTTAACATAGAAATCCACCTGAAAAGAATCAAACATTATTTGATTGCTATCAAATGGAAAAACCAGGAAAACATTAGAGAAGGTAACACCAAAATAGATTGATTGCACGAACAAACTATAGCCTCAATATGGAAGATTGGCCTAAGTTAATTAAAAggcatttaaaggaaaaagcAGATCACCATGATCAATATCtgtttattgtttaaaatgatTTGATAACACTAACTAGCCAAAACCAAAGATTCTATGATCACATCATCAAAACCAAAGCCAAAGATCCATCACCCAATGCAAAAATTGGGAGAACATGGGAAAAAGTTACACCAATATGGATTGATTGCTGATTGCTGCGAAATCTATAGCCCTAGTAAGAAAAGATTGACCTAAGTTAAGGTGTTTCAAGGACAAGATGATGAAACACCAtgatgaaaatttatttgtttgattgaaaAGATTTGACACACGCCAGCCAAAATGGGTATTTACCCCTAATTTGAAAACTATGTAGCAAAATGCCcctatttttttacttaaaaatatacatagaattcgattttgaggatattaagggtccgtttggatacagctgaaaactgaaaactgaaactgaaaactgaaaaacactgtagcgaaataatttttaaatgtgtgaatagtatcgtgggacccatttttaatgaaaaagttgctgaaaagtgaaatttgtgggtccgtaaatagtatacgatgtgctgtgattggtccaaaaaaatttgaaaagtcaaagtttgcggctactgttcattgaacagtagccgcttgtGGGAAAatcgcgtgaaaaaaaaaaaaaaaaaaaaaaaaaaactgaaaaacgcAAACGCGGATTGGGCaaaaaacgcccaatccaaacgcactctaagtTTTACACTGaacttgattttgttaaaatcgagttccTTAACAAGGGCATTTTGCTAAGCCTCAAAACATAGGCATTTTGCTTCATAGTTTTCAAATTAGGGATAAATACCCATTTTCCCCTACTTAGCCGGCCCCAACCTATATGTTTACAACAAAAGCCCAACTCAAAGATGCCACAGTTAACATTAATAGCCAAAATGCCAAGAAAAGACCAAAGAAGAAGTCATGATATAACAGAGGATAAGGCAAAAGATTCATGTAaccaatttcattttttgaaaagtttttgttaCATAGAAGAAAGACCTAATCAAGCATTTAAGTGCAGTTAGCTTgccaaaaattgtaatttatcaAGCCAAAAATCTTATCCCAATACAGGAGGGATCTAGAGATATGGCATGAGCATGCTTCAGCAAGCACCTAGCCACATAACACAAGACTAGTGTGGGTGTACACTCTGCTACCATTCACTCTTTCTTCTagaaaaccaagaaaaatacTCTGAGATGAAACTAATgctaaaaatatgaaatttaggCTAAAAGGATCATAGTTATGTTCCAAATATTccaatacataaaaaattaaatgcagcCAGTCAAACCTCAATAGAAGAATGATGAACCAGCATTATTACCAGaatgttattacttattatctaagaagaagaaaaaatcataaCCAGAAAAGGTTgagatatataataaaataatgtaacaGCTAAGCACTGTAAAGAAGCATATAAAAAtggatataaaaaattaaaaataaaactagacaaGGATTTGATCTTCCTACCTTAGATTGAGAAGTTAAGGCCTCATCATATTGTTTTAAGAGTTCGGGTGGAGCCATGTTGTCAATCTCAGCTCCTAGTACTGCAATGGGAACCTTAACACCTGAAATCAATCACCAAATACCAGTTAACTATGACacaaaattgttaattttttttcttcctcgtACTTGTACTCAAACTagaaaatagataaatttaGCAAGTCCTGGTCTGCAAGCAACTTGAAggtcgaaaaaaaaaatattggaacaAGAATTGATTTCCAACATCCAGGGAAAATGCAAAATTATGACAGAGAAGGAGTTTAGTAAGATTAAATCATTGTAAATCTGCATGCTAAAAGCAAACAAATATACTTTGACCtcaagagaaaggaaagaaggaaactTATAAAGTCAAGTACTTGTGATTACTAGTTACTTCCAATATTTTAATTGCTAGAGTATAATAAGAGCTAGAAGTTTTTTCTTGAAAGTtcttcaaaaaacacttttacACTCTGAAATTGCAAACTAACAATCTAGTGAAACTAATATAAAGCTCTTGAAAAAGTTATACAATGGGATCCATTCAAATCCATACCCTTGATATCATCCACTGTTACCCATGTAGGATGTAATATCACTGCAGCTTGGATAAGTTCAACTTTTGAAAGTTCAACCACAACCTTACCTGATAAGTGAGAAGaatgtaaaatttcaaatgtcAGCATTTTTTTCAAGCAATAAAATGCTGTATAAAGatacttaaaaagaaagaaaagaagaattaaTAGAGAAAAAACTCACCACCCCAGCAAAAGCCTGCAGCCCCAACTGAAGAAGCACCTTTACTTTTCAAAGTTTCAATTATTGGCTTTGCCTCCTCAAATCCTTTATCCTATAGAAATAATTACGATACTATTAGTGCAAACTGAAAATTGCATAGCAATTAGTAGAAAACTGCAATATTAGGGTTAGTGGGTCACCAATTTTAACCAAGGTCGCAAAAGGTGGACACAGCCAGCTAGTTCAATAATTTATGAAGTATGAACTATTTGTTACTTACAGCAATAACAATAAAGCAATTGTGCAGCTGAATTCACACATATATTCAGACAGCCTAATATGCAAAATACCCAAACTCCACAATGGAGGCCTTTAGAATATAATCTCAAATGAAAATGTAGCAATACATTTAAGTTTCACAAAAGGGTCACTGTgacaaaaacattttctttttgataagtaaaaaacaAACTTATAAACAATTTCcaggaaaaaattaaaatttataaccGACCGTTCCATGATCCTTCAACCAAACTTCTAGAGGATTATTAGCAATATCTTCGAGCACAAAGGGTTCTCGTATGAAGTCAGGAACTACCACGTAATATCCAGCAGCTGAAACCTTGTCTGCAAGcttccttttatatataaagcAGCTAACATTAGTTTCAGAAGCTAAAAAAAGCACAAACTCACAATGTTGATTATTTGTGAGTGTCTCTATGAACATGCATGATAGATCACAACTTCAACTTTTTGGTGGGAAAACCCTGGTTGTTGCACTTATTATTCAAAACAGCCTAATATAGCTTTGAATAGACAATTACACGTATGTTATTTCTGTTCTACTCTGCTtgttaaatgaaagaaaaatgtaagTATTTGAAAGTGACCACTATTTGACCAAGTTGAGCCAGCTAAGTTTCAGAGTGTTGGGTCTGAATTTTAACTAATATATATGCCACCTAAACGAAAAGTCACAATGTAAATTATGCATTACAGAATGACTTGTTAAAAACAGCCTAATCTGATGGACTACGCAAAATTcataaactaaacaaagaaaagagagagaattaagCATACCTCAACTTTGGAGCTTCGTATCCTGCAGGAAAAATCAAACTTAATAAGTTGGAACATGATAGTGGTAATGAATCAATTAACATAGCCAATAATTGCTCAACAAGAATTTCACCACTTCCACATTAATTTTCGATACCCAACCAGGGCCAGAACagaaaaatagtataaaaacaataaataagtaagcaattttttttttttttacgtaaaTGCCTAAAAGAAATTTGCGTGTGACTAAAAGTCTCTGATAAATTTTATCCAACAAAAAAGTCTCTAATAAATTATATGGGCGAGGGTTCAGATTTCGGAGAGAAACATTTTCCTATTATTACCGTATGATCTCGGTAACACTCCAATCATTAGAAAAATAGTACTCATTTTTCGAAGCAACATACAGCATACAGATTAATGACGATAAAATATGAACCTCTGATACTAAATagaaatcctttttttttttttttttttgggttctctACTTCTCTCTAGAATTTCCAAGGATCAGGAATTTCGAAGGCCCCTATGTTATCACAGAATTTCCAAGGATCAGGAACTTCCATTTCTGAATGATTACTGGAGGTGCTAATCAATTTACCTCCAgattcatgtatatatataacccaaTTATTCATTAACCATAAAAGTCAACGCCCAGGTTACAGTTTGGAGTGAAAAACCAATaacttttcacaaaatattttacagctACTTACTGAGTTGACAAATTCTTAATAGTAGATTATAAAATGATGTATGTAATGGATCCATactaaaactaataaaaacccaacagttgtgaaatttgttgccTAGGAAAAAAAGTGAGTAAAGAAGCCAAGTATCAAAGAAACGTGTTAAGTACCAAAGACGTCAGAGATGAGAATGATGGCATGCTTGGCATTAGGTGAGCCAGTGACATAGGTGCTGAGACCACAGAGTTGTTCAACATGGCCAGCTCCAGCACTTGGGTCTAAAGTTGGTGGGTTAGAGCAGCACTGATGTCctgccattcttcttcttatttgaT contains:
- the LOC115949719 gene encoding endo-1,3;1,4-beta-D-glucanase-like, yielding MFHDSILTCLSFPEGYEAPNLRKLADKVAAAGFFAVVPDFFNGDPYVPDDANRPIQVWLKDHGMVGYEAPILRKLADKVAASGFYVVVPDFFHGEPFVLDNANRPIQVWLKDHGPDKGFEEAKPVIEALRSKGVSAVGAAGFCWGAKVVVELAKTELIQAAVLLHPSLVTLDDIKGVKVPIAVLGAEIDRNSPPTLLKQFEEVLAAKSEVDGFVKIFPKVEHGWTIRYSVEDAAAVKSAEEAHQNLLEWFAKYVK
- the LOC115995358 gene encoding endo-1,3;1,4-beta-D-glucanase-like, translated to MAGHQCCSNPPTLDPSAGAGHVEQLCGLSTYVTGSPNAKHAIILISDVFGYEAPKLRKLADKVSAAGYYVVVPDFIREPFVLEDIANNPLEVWLKDHGTDKGFEEAKPIIETLKSKGASSVGAAGFCWGGKVVVELSKVELIQAAVILHPTWVTVDDIKGVKVPIAVLGAEIDNMAPPELLKQYDEALTSQSKVDFYVKIFPKVIHGWTTRYEDEDEVAVKSAEEAHQNLLDWFAKYIK